In Nymphaea colorata isolate Beijing-Zhang1983 chromosome 3, ASM883128v2, whole genome shotgun sequence, a genomic segment contains:
- the LOC116250966 gene encoding E2F transcription factor-like E2FF isoform X2, which yields MSSSLSKDLHARHYTYNRKEKSLGLLCQNFLSLYNREGVESVGLDEAASRLGVERRRIYDIVNVLESVGVLARKAKNQYSWKGFGGIPQALAKLRDETTRETSTSTLPIASDDARISDDEEDENSSNPNSSQEFPLKCSPSSVLLVPATSNSSSTKIKSERRREKSLGLLTQNFVKLFLSSKAEIVSLEEAAVLLLGEASDSLQLRTKVRRLYDIANVLSSMNLIEKTHHSVTRKPAFRWLGVDEKSEKDSSHAIFSDIPKGDAKKREFGTELCPNTDIDAKRRKLFSGIHALKPRRENVVNLEVSDDKARKQSQQQQYCQKYEQQKENISSKGFVYGPFSPVCVAQKNSESSSKGAQDWDALAASFFPQYKNQALSDLFSHYLEAWQSWYAQVASGGGDRSHLHSS from the exons atgtcttcttccttgtcgaAGGATTTGCACGCTCGCCATTACACATACAACCGCAAGGAGAAATCCCTAGGCCTACTGTGCCAGAA TTTTCTTTCGTTGTATAATCGGGAAGGAGTTGAATCGGTCGGGTTGGATGAGGCCGCCAGCCGTCTCG GCGTCGAGAGGCGGCGGATCTACGACATTGTTAATGTTTTGGAGAGCGTCGGg GTTCTTGCAAGGAAGGCGAAGAATCAGTATTCTTGGAAGGGGTTTGGGGGAATACCACAGGCCTTGGCAAAATTAAGA GACGAAACGACAAGAGAAACGTCCACCAGCACGCTACCCATTGCATCTGATGACGCCAGG ATTTCGgacgatgaagaagatgagaatTCGTCTAACCCTAACAGTAGTCAAGAGTTTCCACTTAAGTGTAGTCCCAGCTCTGTGCTTTTGGTACCAGCTACATCCAATTCGAGTTCTACAAAAATTAAGTCAG AACGTAGAAGGGAGAAATCTCTGGGTCTTCTTACTCAGAATTTTGTTAAACTATTTCTTAGTTCGAAG GCCGAGATTGTCTCGCTTGAAGAGGCAGCAGTTCTTTTACTCGGAGAAGCGAGTGATTCTTTGCAACTGAGGA CAAAAGTGAGAAGACTATACGACATCGCAAATGTATTATCATCCATGAATCTCATTGAGAAG ACACACCATTCTGTGACCAGAAAGCCTGCATTTAGATGGCTGGGGGTTGATGAAAAATCTGAGAAGGATTCTTCTCATGCTATTTTCTCCGATATTCCCAAGGGGGACGCTAAGAAGCGGGAGTTTGGAACAGAGCTTTGCCCAAATACAGATATTGAtgcaaaaaggagaaaattgtTTTCAGGAATTCACGCGCTTAAACCTAGGAGAGAAAATGTGGTGAATTTGGAAGTTAGTGATGACAAAGCACGGAAGCAGTCACAACAGCAACAGTACTGCCAAAAGTATGAGCAGCAAAAGGAGAACATTTCCTCCAAGGGGTTTGTTTATGGGCCCTTTTCACCTGTCTGCGTAGCTCAGAAGAACTCGGAGAGCAGTTCAAAAGGAGCACAAGACTGGGACGCATTGGCCGCTTCATTCTTTCCCCAGTACAAGAATCAAG ctTTGAGTGATCTGTTCTCCCACTATCTGGAAGCCTGGCAATCATGGTATGCTCAAGTGGCCTCTGGAGGAGGCGACCGGTCTCATCTGCATTCTTCCTAA
- the LOC116251625 gene encoding 54S ribosomal protein L37, mitochondrial translates to MSLSVFRVGRRLLRPLASGASLIPRRGFAVGGPKSKKGGGGKGGSADAPKAETLSKEVKASTVVGANILKDGADPKILPDSEYPDWLWHLLDKKLPLSELKRKNLETLPYEDLRRFGKLDNRARIKENNSVRAKH, encoded by the coding sequence ATGTCTCTGAGCGTTTTTAGAGTGGGTAGACGACTGCTGAGACCGCTTGCCTCCGGCGCCTCACTGATTCCTCGCAGAGGATTTGCGGTTGGGGGGCCCAAGTCCAAGAAGGGCGGCGGCGGCAAAGGAGGAAGTGCAGACGCACCGAAGGCTGAAACGCTCTCCAAAGAGGTAAAGGCCTCCACGGTGGTGGGTGCCAACATCCTCAAAGACGGCGCGGATCCCAAAATCTTGCCGGACTCAGAGTACCCCGACTGGTTATGGCACCTCTTAGACAAGAAGCTACCCCTCAGCGAGCTCAAGAGGAAGAACCTCGAGACCCTCCCTTATGAAGACCTCAGGCGCTTTGGCAAACTTGACAATCGGGCTCGAATCAAGGAGAACAACTCCGTTAGGGCCAAACACTAA
- the LOC116250966 gene encoding E2F transcription factor-like E2FF isoform X1, translating to MSSSLSKDLHARHYTYNRKEKSLGLLCQNFLSLYNREGVESVGLDEAASRLGVERRRIYDIVNVLESVGVLARKAKNQYSWKGFGGIPQALAKLRDETTRETSTSTLPIASDDARISDDEEDENSSNPNSSQEFPLKCSPSSVLLVPATSNSSSTKIKSERRREKSLGLLTQNFVKLFLSSKAEIVSLEEAAVLLLGEASDSLQLRSTKVRRLYDIANVLSSMNLIEKTHHSVTRKPAFRWLGVDEKSEKDSSHAIFSDIPKGDAKKREFGTELCPNTDIDAKRRKLFSGIHALKPRRENVVNLEVSDDKARKQSQQQQYCQKYEQQKENISSKGFVYGPFSPVCVAQKNSESSSKGAQDWDALAASFFPQYKNQALSDLFSHYLEAWQSWYAQVASGGGDRSHLHSS from the exons atgtcttcttccttgtcgaAGGATTTGCACGCTCGCCATTACACATACAACCGCAAGGAGAAATCCCTAGGCCTACTGTGCCAGAA TTTTCTTTCGTTGTATAATCGGGAAGGAGTTGAATCGGTCGGGTTGGATGAGGCCGCCAGCCGTCTCG GCGTCGAGAGGCGGCGGATCTACGACATTGTTAATGTTTTGGAGAGCGTCGGg GTTCTTGCAAGGAAGGCGAAGAATCAGTATTCTTGGAAGGGGTTTGGGGGAATACCACAGGCCTTGGCAAAATTAAGA GACGAAACGACAAGAGAAACGTCCACCAGCACGCTACCCATTGCATCTGATGACGCCAGG ATTTCGgacgatgaagaagatgagaatTCGTCTAACCCTAACAGTAGTCAAGAGTTTCCACTTAAGTGTAGTCCCAGCTCTGTGCTTTTGGTACCAGCTACATCCAATTCGAGTTCTACAAAAATTAAGTCAG AACGTAGAAGGGAGAAATCTCTGGGTCTTCTTACTCAGAATTTTGTTAAACTATTTCTTAGTTCGAAG GCCGAGATTGTCTCGCTTGAAGAGGCAGCAGTTCTTTTACTCGGAGAAGCGAGTGATTCTTTGCAACTGAGGAGTA CAAAAGTGAGAAGACTATACGACATCGCAAATGTATTATCATCCATGAATCTCATTGAGAAG ACACACCATTCTGTGACCAGAAAGCCTGCATTTAGATGGCTGGGGGTTGATGAAAAATCTGAGAAGGATTCTTCTCATGCTATTTTCTCCGATATTCCCAAGGGGGACGCTAAGAAGCGGGAGTTTGGAACAGAGCTTTGCCCAAATACAGATATTGAtgcaaaaaggagaaaattgtTTTCAGGAATTCACGCGCTTAAACCTAGGAGAGAAAATGTGGTGAATTTGGAAGTTAGTGATGACAAAGCACGGAAGCAGTCACAACAGCAACAGTACTGCCAAAAGTATGAGCAGCAAAAGGAGAACATTTCCTCCAAGGGGTTTGTTTATGGGCCCTTTTCACCTGTCTGCGTAGCTCAGAAGAACTCGGAGAGCAGTTCAAAAGGAGCACAAGACTGGGACGCATTGGCCGCTTCATTCTTTCCCCAGTACAAGAATCAAG ctTTGAGTGATCTGTTCTCCCACTATCTGGAAGCCTGGCAATCATGGTATGCTCAAGTGGCCTCTGGAGGAGGCGACCGGTCTCATCTGCATTCTTCCTAA
- the LOC116251622 gene encoding peroxidase P7-like translates to MASSFTKFVACLTLLALLLGTSSAQLTPDFYCDSCPGLLDAVRNQIKLAVARENRMGASILRLFFHDCFVNGCDGSLLLDDTPTFVGEKRAAPNLNSARGFEVIDAVKAAVEEVCPGVVSCADILAISARDSVVELGGPSWNVKLGRRDALTASQAAANTSIPPPTSNLDQLVSSFQAQGLSAQDMVALSGGHTIGQARCTSFRSRIYNETTIDGFFAATRQAGCPRTAGSGDNNLAPLDMQSPTCFDNYYYKNLVARRGLLHSDQQLLSGGFSDSQVRLYSGDSDAFSRDFVAAMIKMGDIKPLTGNNGEIRKNCRRVN, encoded by the exons ATGGCTTCTTCCTTCACTAAGTTTGTTGCTTGTCTTACCCTCCTGGCCCTCCTCCTTGGCACCTCCTCTGCTCAACTCACTCCTGACTTCTACTGCGACTCTTGCCCTGGCCTCCTTGATGCCGTCCGAAACCAGATCAAGTTGGCAGTGGCCAGAGAGAACAGGATGGGTGCCTCCATTCTCCGCCTGTTCTTCCATGACTGCTTTGTTAAC GGATGTGATGGATCATTGCTGCTGGATGACACGCCAACATTCGTTGGGGAGAAGAGGGCAGCTCCCAATCTGAACTCAGCCAGAGGGTTTGAGGTGATTGATGCTGTCAAGGCAGCAGTGGAGGAGGTTTGCCCTGGTGTCGTCTCTTGTGCCGATATCCTCGCAATCTCTGCTAGAGACTCTGTTGTTGAG TTGGGCGGACCAAGTTGGAACGTGAAGCTGGGAAGAAGGGATGCCTTAACAGCGAGCCAAGCTGCAGCCAACACCAGCATTCCACCTCCCACCAGCAACCTCGATCAACTTGTCTCCAGTTTCCAAGCCCAAGGCCTCTCTGCCCAAGACATGGTTGCTCTATCAG GTGGCCATACCATTGGGCAGGCAAGGTGTACCAGCTTCAGAAGCCGCATATACAATGAGACCACCATAGATGGATTCTTTGCTGCAACCAGGCAAGCCGGGTGCCCAAGGACCGCTGGTTCAGGGGACAACAATTTGGCACCTCTTGACATGCAGAGCCCTACCTGCTTTGACAACTACTACTACAAGAACCTCGTCGCCAGGAGAGGCCTCCTCCACTCCGACCAGCAACTGCTCAGCGGTGGGTTCAGTGACTCCCAAGTTAGGCTTTACAGTGGAGACTCTGATGCCTTCAGCAGGGACTTCGTTGCGGCCATGATCAAGATGGGAGACATCAAGCCCCTCACCGGCAACAATGGCGAGATTAGGAAGAACTGCAGGAGGGTGAACTAA